ACCGAGCGCGGCCCATAAAAAGATCACTGCTTTGAAAAGCCACGTAAATGCTTAACCAAACATTAAGGTACATGGTGATATGAGCAAGATGTCCAGGTGGTATTTAATAACAAACAAGGACGCTGGTTACCTAGGTTACAGTGTGCAGCACAGTTTCTGATGATTCACGGCCTGTCTGCAGTCTTGGACGTATCCAATTGGCGGTCATCAGGCTCAGAAGAAACCCAATATGCATTACTTTGCcattttattcaacatttatttgcttatttgcTTTTTCAAGTTAGGCTTactaaaagctaaaaaaaaatattgaatctAATCCAATTTGATCTTAGGTTTCTAGAAAACGTCTGGCCCGTCTGCATCTCCTGATGTTAAAATCTCGCCCCCCAATTTTTATTTGTAACTGAGTCGCCCTGTGGCGGCAGGCTTGTGAATAATGAAGCCCAGTGAAAACTAGGCTAGTGAATTAATGCcagttttaaatcatttaagTCCTGCAGAGCACGAGCCTTCGAGCTGCCCGTTGTGTCCACCAGGTGGCAGCTGTGCTCAGCAGTTCACCTGGGTCACTCCGGGGATCACACCTGAATCCCACACactgagcttttattttgaagggtgTCTGAAGGTTTCTGGTAGAATAACAAACTCGCTTCTGTCTCTTGCAGCAGTTTTGATGAATTAATAATAAGGCTCATTGAAATATTTTATGAACCGTGGGGGCCAAAATAATTTATGAGTCACATAATTGTTTTGTAAACAGAGAGGAGTCAAATTATATAACCCGCTGTGATATCCCCATGATGATCGGGGCTGCATTACTGCTCTGAATGTGTTGTGCAGACGACATCTTAGATCTGTTCAGCTAATGTGttcatttatttgcaacatGTGTTTATGTTGCGGCCTTTAAGAGATGAATGACTGAAGGTGGTAAACTGTGAATCATTACCGGTCCTGGGGAGTGTTGAATGAGCCACAGCAACGTGGCTGCGTAGCTCACAttatggaggagctgagacattaaaggtgcactatgctCATTTGTCATATATGCAGATCCCTCGAttagtcaacaaaacatattCACCACACAAGTATGATGTTTTATGTCCCGTATGAATcaacatgaaatacatttttaaatgcagacttacatttctttatgaaaaTCTCCCATAAACAGTGACAGaccaacacagacagacagacagacagcattAGGCCACACACCTGTCGAATTCACACTCAGGACAAATATGCAACCTGCTAACTGCTGTCAACACTAGCTTCCTTTAGCTAGTGAGCTCAGTTCGCAGTGCAGCTTGTGGTTCGGACTGGGAGCTCGAGGACCGGAgtgccggggctagctggttagcatgctaactgcatTAGATTTCCCCACAACACAATCACAGACGTCTTAACTTCAAACCTGCTGTTTCTtaacttaatgtattttttacatttcatatataCGTATACAgataacaacatttttaagttttcaactcaaattcttacatatcggTCCTTTAATATAAGAGGTAAGAGTAAAAGACAAAGTttcaaaaagtttttaaaacagttaaaaaactttttttttttttttttaaaaaaaggcttaaaataaagataaactacataaaaaaaataatgacatcagTGTCTGGGGCCCTTGGaaaccctctcctcctctcctctcccctcccctcctttcctctcctcctctctcctctcctctcctctcctctcctctcttcattTCATGGACActttcattcatgttttctttcctccatcgcacatgattgttttgattgagactGTCTCTGAGCAAATCGTCTGGACTTTCTCCACCAGTGCGCCACCTCCCCTCTCCCGCCCCCTCGCCCCGTGACGTCACCGCCCGCCTATAAAGTCTTGGGAGCGCCGTGCTCAGACACGCCAGATGGATAAAGTCGGACGAGGTGGTCGCATCGCTACGCAGCAGAAAGACTACtgaacaacagacacacacacacgcacaagtgGAAAAAGGGATATAAAACTGCTGACGGACTGCTCGTTTCACACCGCTGCGCTACATGGATACCGGCTGTTTCACCGCGGCGCAGCGCATTTCGTGCCACGCCATGAATGCGGATTTATTCAAGCCTGCTCCGGAGCGCGGACCCCAACAGTCCTCAGCGCCGGTGAAAACCAGCAGGAACAAACCCGAACAGACCAAACCGGAGCTGGCGCAGGTGGTGACAGACTCCAAGACGGGCAGATCCTACACTAAAGGGAAACTGCTGGGAAAGGTATGGAGACTTCATGTTACGTGTCTCGCCTCTCCACGGGGCTCTTGATCAGACGCAGggcttttttaaattttattttattaaagacTCGCTGTTTTGTAGCCTGACACGGAAGCTCCCCGTGTTTAAAACTCATTATCAGCTGCTGTCCAGGTGTGTTAGTAATGCGGGAGGACTGAATGACCTCGTGGTGGCCggtctccccctcctctctctcgctctctctctccccgtgtGCGCGTCATTGCTGAATGAATCAGGCGCAAGGTGTGCCCGGCTCCCTGTGCGCACAGATGATTGGCATCACTTTATGAAAGCCCAGGagtctttaataaaaaaataaatgaataaataaaagaatcatttcatttttaaaggccAAATCATCAGGGCATCGcatcttcctccctctgccaTGACCCCTCTCCCACACCATACCTCCGCTCTCATGATTTTTCCGACACATGTATGAATGGAGCGACTGTATCAACATGTTGCTCGTCATCGATACGCTGCGTCGGGCAGCCAGCCaagtctcctctctcctctctctctttctttttttttttttttttccttcttcttttcctctgctGCCTGCCGCAGAGCTGGAAACGTCTCCGTCAATTTCACGGTTAATGAATGCAGCAGCTCGGTCCGCCTCATCCCTGATGTCCTCAAGCCTGCGTAGCCTTGATTGCATCCAGTGAATCTGCATGAATAAGCAGCTGTAAACATCACATTAGGGGTCGATTGTAGGTTTTTGGAAGCATATGGGAGCATCCAAGGAGACAAAAGAGGCTGCTCAATTGATTATGAAATGATGCAGCAGGGCAGATTTAACCCTTGTGTGTAATCCAGGGCGTTTTATGCCCCCTTTAATGATTTCCTTTGCCTCCCCACTTTGAGAATTGGCATTGGCTCAGTCATTGTTGGAACGGCGGTACAGCTATTGATCCTCAGATCAGAGACGTGCCTTCTGAAGCAGACTGTGGCCATTGCAGGTTTTCAACCTGCTGCTTTTTCTTAACCGATCAACCTTGTCTGTCTCCCCCAGGGTGGCTTCGCTCGATGCTACGAGATGACAGACCTCTCCACCAACAAAATGTACGCCGTGAAGGTGATCCCACAGAGCCGGGTGTCCAAACCGCACCAGAGGGACAAGGTACACGGCCGAGCTTGTTTGTGTCTTGCACAGAGGCCCGAGCACAACCCTCGATCCAATACCTGGATTGTGTTTTGAAGACGCATATTGattgtcacatttttgtttttttcccctcctaaCAAACAGATCACGAATGAGATCGAGCTCCACAAAACCCTGTCGCACAAGCATGTGGTGAAATTCTCACATCACTTTGAAGACCAAGAAAACATCTACATATTCCTCGAGCTCTGCAGTCGGAAGGTGAGAAATCTCTAGAGCCGTCTTCACAGCTGCAGGATTGACTCGAGACGATATAGATTTAAATATGCAGACCCAACAGCCTTAATGAATGTGGACGTAAAGTCCCAGACACCCACCTGAATCACAGCCCCATCTAATCTTATGCTATTGCTgtgagagagggtgtgtgtgcagcagtgttgcACAGTCCCAGTGACGGATGTGGGGTTGACACTTAAACTCattgctctgtctctgcagtcGCTGGCACACATTTGGAAGGCGAGACACACGCTGACGGAGCCGGAAGTGCGTTATTACCTCAAACAGATCATCTCTGGCCTCAAGTACCTCCACAGCAGAGGCATCCTGCACAGAGACCTCAAACTAGGTACGCGAGCGCCTATACGGGCCGGAATGTGGCGTTCGCGCACACGCTGGCATCCCAGGAATCTGCGGGCAAATGTCATGCGTGGAATGCTGACGGGAcgaatgtttttgtctctttcaggCAACTTCTTTGTCAACGAGAACATggagctgcggctgggagactTCGGCCTCGCTGCCAAGCTGGAGACAGTGGAGCAGAGGAAAAAGTGAGCactttaactactttttttttgtgtgtagttTTCAAATTGAGGAAGCCAGAAGCTCTGATTAAAGCAGGACAGATATTCAAATCTTTAGAATAGTAGAAATAAtagtttttaagtaaaaaaaaaaaagagccaaatCAATACTTGACAAGCAAATGCATAAATATAAACATGACCCCCAAAGAGTCTGAATATAACAGTTCTAAGCTATTTTCATAATACACATTAGCCTAAAACCATTACGTCAGTTACTAATCACACACTTCCTCCCACCACTTTCCCTCAGTAAGTACCAAACTAAACCAAACCGGTTTCAAGTGGCGGTTGAATGTAACGCTCGGTGAACAGTTTCAGTACCTGTTTGACGCCTTCCTGTGGAATACCAGAAGAATGAGTGAggcaagaggggaaaaaaaaaaagcttcaccCACCACTTCCTTGTGTGCGCGATGCgtcaacagaacagaaagtAATTTGAGACGCTTGATGTTAAATccagcctgtgtttgtgtgttttttttttttctttagaacAATCTGTGGGACTCCCAACTACTTGGCTCCTGAGGTGCTCAACAGACAGGGCCACGGCACGGAGTCGGACGTCTGGTCCCTCGGCTGCGTCATGTGAGTCCTAACTTCAGTGGTGTCTTACAATAACATTTGTGGAATCTGGAGGAACGGGTTTTGGGTTTCACCAcagcttaatttttttttttatagcagacGGCTCAGATTGTTTTAATGTGAGTCATTACTCTGCATCTGGAGTTTTGACCAACATTTGCCTTTGATTCGTCCCATTCAGGTACACACTGATGTGCGGCAACCCTCCTTTCGAGACCCTCGACCTGAAGGAGACCTACAAGTGTATAAAGGAAGTCCGGTACAACTTGCCATCCTCGCTCTCACCGGCGGCACAGAAACTCATCTCAGGCATCCTGCAGAAAAACCCCAGCGACAGACTCTCACTGGATCAGATCCTCAACCACGAGTTCTTCACCAAAGTACGAATCGCTCTCACTGATGACTTGAgttccttttttattcattcgTCAACGCACCATCCCTGTTCACCCACAATGATCCGTGTGCAGCCACCCTCCCTCGCCAGTCTTCCTCACCCTCttgtctccttttctctctccagggTTTCACCCCCGATAAGCTTCCCCCCAGCAGCTGTGTGATGGTGCCAGAGCTCCACCCGCCCAGCCCTGCCAAGAAGTTCTTCACTAAAATGGCCAAGAGCCTCTTTGGCAAAAAGAAACCAAAGGGTAAGGAGCACAGTGACCGGCACCGAAGCAGAACCGCTTATCTGTTAGTTACACATTTGATGTAATTATGCGGCACCTGCCATCTTGTTAATCTGGTTTTGTCCCGTGAGAACCGACCGTTAATAATGTTTAAAGTAGAACCGGATTCTAGTTTTCCCTGAAGCTTTTCCAAGCTCTACTGTAGGCATATAAATGCCTATTTGTTGTGACTACAATGTgagaatctttttttctttctttcttattcaCAGTGGAGAAGATTCCCTGTGAGGAAAAAGACGACAAAGACATTTCCAAGCTGGTGTCGGGCATCGTTAAATGTTCCATCAACCGACAAATCAGCTACAAGACTGTGGGACCAAACGAGGTACGTGTCATCTTTTTTCGTTTGTTCGTGTCCTACTTTTgcggggggggaggggagaaaaaaagagtgttGGCCTTGTTTACTTGAAACAAAACTGTGTAAATCCAGCCACTAATAAGGCAGTAAAGATCCTCAAACGGTACAGAGGACATATTTGAATGGCAGATGGCATCCGTTACAACTTTGCGTTCAATTAAACagttttaatgatatttttataAATGGCACTGCTGTGGAAATCTGGTGACTAAATGTCTAATTATGAGTCGTTCGAATGGCATTGCAAGTACCAGCTTTTTCAAGACCACGTTAGACTGACTGAATATGGGGCAGCCATATTATTCAAACAATGGATTGTGCTTTTAATTATACAAAGCAGTCGTCGTCCCCCTTCTTCTTAAAGGGatttggaaatgtgttttctttccgGTCTATTGAGCTTTATTTCACCGAGACTGCGGCGTGATTCTGCGTCGGCCCAGAAGTCCTTCAGCCTGTCAGACGGATGAGGGAGATTCAGAGGAAAGATgctgtggctgttttttttaatatttagtgAGAAGTACACTGGACTGAGAGCAGTTTTCTCTAGTATCTCGGGGAAACTGTCAAACTGCAGACTCACCGACACTTTCTCTCCATCTACTGCGAGATTTGAATGTGGCAACAGGCCGTCTCTTGATTATgtgttgggtgtttttttttttttttttttttttttttttaaagatattcaTAATCAGACCTGTGACTCAATGCCACAACTGCAGGAAGCACAGTTGGCCAAACCCTAATCGGAGCGGTCTAGTTGCTATTTATAGAGCTTCATGGGAACTCCACCGGTTGCTCTTCATGTGGATATTTCTTTGTCAGCATCATAGCATGAACCAGAGAACACCGGTTGTAGTGCAGAAGCCTGGCtttctcctccctttttttttttcttcaaaagtACCTGGTTTAGTTAGTTTGCAAAATAAACATGACAGATTTCCCACCAGATTGTCAGAACGACAGCAGAAACTACACATCAGATGTGCAGCACGCTTGCAAAGCACGCGTAAGGAAACTGTGGTACTAAAAGTAGCTTCAGCGCAGTGACGGTGAGATGCACGAGATTAAAAGCGGTAGCAGCAGTTGAGGCCGTAGCAGAAACTGACTAGAGCAAACATTACTAGCTGAGCAAACATTAATAGAACACGTTCACAGACTGGGTCATGCAGTTCCTCTCGAATCTGTGGTTTTGCgttcttattttcatttttgccGTCGTAACTCATCTGTCGGCCTGTCCTCAGGTGCCCTCTCCCAACGGTCAGCTCGTCAACTCTGCGCCTCTGGAACAGACTCCTGCCGAGGAGGAATCCAGGAAGTCCATCTCCCGCTCCTTCAAGGGCACCATGGCCAGCAGCACTGAACGTAAGGGCCCCCCTCCGAGAAgacttcatttcattttttacgTCCTTGTCTTTCGTGAACAGCGTGTTAACTTTATTTCTTGTCTCCTCTCCAGCGTGCGAGGACGCCCTGACCCCCACAGCTGTCGCTGAATCAGCCGTGAAGGTGCTCAACGGCTGCCTGGCAACCATGCCTGCAGGTAGGGGAGCGCAAATTACACAGAACCATAAAACTGCAAGGCACACTTGGCCAGCAgca
The sequence above is drawn from the Sparus aurata chromosome 21, fSpaAur1.1, whole genome shotgun sequence genome and encodes:
- the plk3 gene encoding serine/threonine-protein kinase PLK3 — protein: MDTGCFTAAQRISCHAMNADLFKPAPERGPQQSSAPVKTSRNKPEQTKPELAQVVTDSKTGRSYTKGKLLGKGGFARCYEMTDLSTNKMYAVKVIPQSRVSKPHQRDKITNEIELHKTLSHKHVVKFSHHFEDQENIYIFLELCSRKSLAHIWKARHTLTEPEVRYYLKQIISGLKYLHSRGILHRDLKLGNFFVNENMELRLGDFGLAAKLETVEQRKKTICGTPNYLAPEVLNRQGHGTESDVWSLGCVMYTLMCGNPPFETLDLKETYKCIKEVRYNLPSSLSPAAQKLISGILQKNPSDRLSLDQILNHEFFTKGFTPDKLPPSSCVMVPELHPPSPAKKFFTKMAKSLFGKKKPKVEKIPCEEKDDKDISKLVSGIVKCSINRQISYKTVGPNEVPSPNGQLVNSAPLEQTPAEEESRKSISRSFKGTMASSTEPCEDALTPTAVAESAVKVLNGCLATMPAANRNPPCLSRPQSFLWVTKWVDYSNKYGFGYQLSNQSIGVLFNEGTHLSLCNQRKTVHYCLTNNKHFTFPTNSLPEQLRSQKQIVELMANYMEQNLMEGGDLMCEEQVSGPPPLLLQWVKTDHALVMLFNNGTLQVNFYTDHTKIILCKSSDDSYLLTYISRERVSCTYLLSMLIEMGCTSELRHRLRYVVQLLQHHADA